A part of Aegilops tauschii subsp. strangulata cultivar AL8/78 chromosome 2, Aet v6.0, whole genome shotgun sequence genomic DNA contains:
- the LOC109739087 gene encoding pentatricopeptide repeat-containing protein At5g03800, whose amino-acid sequence MATSTSSSPAPLPLAPPPPPRSRLSFPAPPPPPPPATTTTAATHGTAPRLRLLPHAADPRAAHAVAAKSSAAARLANAVMCGYIRAGRLTDAVEVFDRMTTRDAASYSALISGHARLGSPVSAAAALFRSMRLAGLAPTEYTLVGLLTACIRRGNPRLGTQVHALAAKGRYSGGSLLVANALLGMYVKCGRLEDALRMFDGMEERDVSSWNTVLSGLVELGRYEEAFELFGDMRTADVAVDRFSLSALLTAATEGFSLPLGAAVHALSLKSGLEVDLSVGNALIGFYAEHGDSVEDVVGVFQRMPVKDVISWTGLLNGYMEFGLVDKALGVFDRMPERNFVTYNAVLTGFCQNKEGVRVSFARKAGLQGLGLFRQMLENGLEMSDVTMTGVLNACAIAADRKMSEQVHTFVIKCGCGSSPWIDAALIDMCVKCGRSGDARMLFQHWRHQESFHIAWSSLLLSSVRDGEYEKALSTFLQMFRSSDIQFIDAFLLTTALGVCGALGFTELGKQMHVLAAKSGLLRACGVGNAIVSMYGKCGQLENAVTFFQRMPHRDLVSWNALITAHLLHRQGDEIWDIWSQMERLAIKPDSVTFLLIISACSCTDSDSADASMELFRCMSSKYNTEPAMEHFAAVVYVLGCWGHFDEAEQFIASMPFKPGALVWRSLLESCSKQSNMTLRRRAMSHLLALEPQDPSTYVLASNLYSESAKWHCSENTRLEMREKGIHKIPARSWTFYDNAIHSFFARDRSHPQSKDIYAGLDVLTLECIKAGYEPDTTFVLHDVEEYQKRHFLMYHSAKLAATYGLLMAGSGKIIRVVKNIRMCGDCHSFLEHASAATGKEISVRDSNGFHVFRAGICSCRE is encoded by the coding sequence ATGGCCACTTCCACCTCATCCTCCCCTGCCCCTCTTCCCCTCGCacccccgcccccgccccgttCGCGCCTCTCCTTTCCGGCccctccgccacctcctcctcccgctaccaccaccaccgccgccacccaTGGCACCGCACCCCGCCTTCGCCTCCTCCCCCACGCGGCCGACCCCCGCGCAGCGCACGCGGTCGCGGCCAAGTCTAGCGCGGCCGCGCGCCTCGCGAACGCCGTCATGTGCGGCTACATCCGCGCGGGCCGCCTCACCGACGCGGTTGAGGTGTTCGACCGAATGACCACCCGCGACGCTGCCTCCTACAGCGCGCTCATTTCGGGCCACGCCCGGCTGGGCTCCCCCGTATCTGCTGCCGCGGCGCTCTTCCGCAGCATGCGCCTCGCGGGGCTCGCCCCCACAGAGTACACTTTGGTGGGCCTCCTCACCGCCTGCATCCGCAGGGGCAACCCGCGGCTCGGGACCCAGGTCCACGCGCTCGCCGCCAAGGGACGGTACTCTGGCGGCTCTCTCCTCGTCGCCAACGCGCTCCTTGGCATGTATGTCAAGTGCGGTCGCTTAGAGGACGCTCTGAGGATGTTCGACGGGATGGAGGAGCGCGACGTGTCCTCGTGGAACACGGTGCTGTCCGGCCTGGTCGAGCTGGGGAGGTACGAGGAGGCGTTTGAGCTGTTTGGGGACATGAGGACGGCCGATGTTGCGGTCGACCGGTTTTCTCTGTCAGCGCTTCTGACGGCGGCCACTGAAGGGTTCAGCCTGCCTCTGGGGGCAGCGGTGCACGCTCTGTCTCTCAAGTCCGGGCTGGAGGTGGATTTGAGTGTGGGCAATGCGCTCATTGGATTTTATGCTGAGCATGGTGATTCTGTCGAGGATGTGGTTGGTGTGTTTCAGAGGATGCCAGTAAAGGACGTAATTTCGTGGACTGGGTTACTCAATGGATACATGGAATTTGGTTTAGTTGACAAGGCTCTGGGTGTGTTTGATCGGATGCCTGAGAGGAATTTTGTTACATATAATGCAGTTCTCACCGGGTTTTGTCAGAACAAGGAAGGTGTGCGAGTCAGTTTTGCTAGGAAGGCTGGGCTGCAGGGGCTCGGGTTATTTAGGCAGATGCTGGAGAATGGGTTGGAGATGTCAGACGTTACTATGACTGGTGTCCTCAATGCTTGTGCTATTGCTGCGGATAGGAAGATGAGTGAGCAGGTTCACACATTTGTGATTAAGTGTGGCTGCGGTTCAAGTCCTTGGATTGACGCCGCATTGATAGACATGTGCGTCAAGTGTGGTAGGTCTGGAGATGCACGTATGTTGTTTCAGCATTGGCGCCACCAGGAGAGTTTTCACATTGCTTGGAGCTCTTTACTGCTTTCTAGCGTTAGAGATGGAGAGTATGAGAAAGCGCTTTCTACATTCCTTCAAATGTTTAGAAGCAGTGATATTCAGTTCATTGATGCGTTTTTGTTGACTACTGCTCTTGGAGTTTGTGGTGCTTTGGGTTTTACGGAACTTGGAAAGCaaatgcatgtgcttgctgcgaAATCTGGGCTTTTGCGTGCTTGTGGAGTTGGTAATGCAATTGTCAGTATGTATGGCAAGTGCGGACAATTGGAAAATGCAGTCACTTTCTTTCAGCGAATGCCTCATCGAGACCTTGTGTCTTGGAATGCGCTGATCACTGCTCATCTTCTCCATCGCCAGGGAGATGAAATATGGGACATATGGTCTCAAATGGAGAGATTAGCCATCAAGCCTGACTCCGTGACCTTTCTTCTGATCATATCAGCTTGCAGTTGTACAGACTCAGATTCTGCAGATGCATCTATGGAACTGTTTCGTTGTATGTCAAGCAAGTACAACACTGAACCTGCTATGGAACACTTTGCAGCAGTTGTGTACGTCCTTGGCTGCTGGGGTCATTTTGATGAGGCTGAACAGTTTATAGCTAGTATGCCATTCAAGCCTGGTGCATTAGTTTGGCGATCTTTGCTGGAAAGCTGTAGCAAGCAGTCCAATATGACACTGCGAAGGCGAGCTATGAGTCATCTACTTGCCCTGGAACCACAAGACCCATCCACATATGTTCTGGCATCTAATCTGTACTCTGAATCAGCAAAGTGGCATTGTTCAGAGAACACAAGGCTGGAGATGCGGGAAAAGGGTATCCATAAGATTCCAGCAAGGAGCTGGACATTTTATGACAATGCTATTCACTCATTTTTCGCTCGAGATAGATCACATCCTCAGTCCAAGGACATCTATGCTGGTCTGGACGTGCTAACTCTTGAGTGCATTAAGGCCGGGTATGAACCAGACACCACCTTTGTCCTACATGATGTCGAGGAATACCAAAAGAGACACTTCCTAATGTACCACAGTGCAAAGCTGGCAGCTACATATGGCCTCCTAATGGCAGGCTCTGGGAAAATTATCCGTGTCGTGAAGAACATCCGCATGTGTGGTGACTGCCACTCATTTCTGGAGCATGCCTCTGCTGCTACCGGAAAAGAGATTTCAGTCAGAGACTCGAATGGGTTTCACGTTTTTAGGGCAGGGATTTGTTCCTGTAGAGAATAG